In Nicotiana tabacum cultivar K326 chromosome 19, ASM71507v2, whole genome shotgun sequence, one DNA window encodes the following:
- the LOC107787852 gene encoding cysteine proteinase mucunain has product MTFFRSFLFFLLTLFVISSALDMSIISYDEQHGQMGTTHHRTDDEVRELYESWLVKHGKNYNAIGEKERRFEIFNDNLRFIDEHNAENRSYKLGLNRFSDLTNEEYRAMFVGGRLDRKTRLMKSPKSNRYAFQAGEKLPESVDWREKGAVAPVKDQGQCGSCWAFSTVGAVEGINKIVTGELISLSEQELVDCDRSYNQGCNGGLMDYAFDFIKNNGGIDTEDDYPYHAQDGTCDPYRKNARVVSIEGYEDVPENDEKSLMKAVANQPVSVAIEGGGRAFQHYSSGVFTGYCGTQLDHGVVVVGYGTENGEDYWIVRNSWGANWGESGYIKLQRNFANSTTGKCGIAMQASYPLKSGANPPNPGPSPPTPVTPSTVCDEYYSCPQGTTCCCIYQYGEYCFGWGCCPYESATCCDDNYSCCPHDYPVCDVDAGTCLMSKDNPLKVKALKRGPARVNWSGMKSNRKVSYV; this is encoded by the exons ATGACTTTTTTCAGGTCGTTCTTATTCTTTCTTCTCACCTTATTTGTTATTTCATCTGCACTCGACATGTCCATCATTAGTTACGACGAACAGCACGGCCAGATGGGGACAACACATCATCGTACTGACGATGAAGTCAGAGAATTGTACGAATCGTGGCTTGTTAAGCACGGAAAGAATTACAATGCCATcggagagaaagagagaagattTGAGATTTTTAACGATAATTTAAGATTCATCGACGAGCACAACGCTGAGAACCGCTCATATAAACTTGGGTTGAATCGATTCTCTGATCTTACCAACGAGGAATACCGTGCCATGTTCGTAGGTGGACGGTTGGATAGAAAGACGAGGTTGATGAAGAGCCCTAAAAGTAACCGTTACGCTTTTCAGGCCGGCGAAAAGTTGCCGGAATCCGTTGATTGGAGAGAGAAAGGCGCCGTTGCCCCTGTTAAAGATCAAGGCCAATGCG GGAGTTGTTGGGCATTCTCAACGGTTGGCGCTGTTGAAGGAATAAATAAAATTGTAACGGGTGAATTAATTAGTCTGTCAGAGCAAGAGCTTGTTGATTGTGATAGGAGTTATAACCAGGGATGTAATGGCGGTCTCATGGATTACGCCTTTGATTTCATCAAAAATAACGGTGGCATTGACACTGAAGATGACTACCCTTACCATGCTCAAGATGGCACTTGTGATCCATACAGG AAAAATGCCCGTGTTGTCTCCATTGAAGGGTATGAAGATGTTCCAGAAAACGATGAGAAGTCGTTGATGAAGGCAGTGGCAAATCAACCAGTTAGTGTTGCTATTGAAGGTGGTGGCAGAGCTTTCCAGCACTACTCTTCG GGTGTTTTCACTGGATATTGTGGAACGCAACTAGACCATGGTGTAGTTGTAGTTGGCTATGGAACAGAAAATGGCGAAGATTACTGGATTGTGAGGAATTCATGGGGTGCTAACTGGGGAGAAAGTGGTTACATCAAGCTTCAGCGCAATTTCGCTAATTCTACAACTGGAAAGTGTGGAATTGCAATGCAGGCATCTTATCCTCTTAAGTCTGGCGCAAATCCTCCTAATCCTGGTCCATCTCCTCCTACTCCTGTAACACCATCAACTGTTTGCGATGAGTACTATAGCTGCCCACAGGGCACTACTTGCTGCTGCATTTATCAATATGGCGAATACTGTTTTGGCTGGGGATGCTGTCCTTATGAGTCTGCTACCTGTTGTGATGATAACTACAGCTGCTGTCCCCATGATTATCCTGTATGTGATGTTGATGCTGGCACTTGCCTTATG AGCAAGGACAATCCATTAAAAGTAAAAGCATTGAAGAGAGGTCCAGCTAGAGTAAACTGGTCAGGGATGAAATCTAACAGGAAAGTGAGTTACGTTTGA
- the LOC107793083 gene encoding phosphatidylinositol 3,4,5-trisphosphate 3-phosphatase and protein-tyrosine-phosphatase PTEN2A gives MDSGSADVSDSQPVTASNAARSTAVDSAPGQSTEEVPSKLSTSGISSWAKNLKIPQPFTGSQDEQSSGNAAKSTFARFTGGFGMRMSPKSPTDENSEGTSTSPSSFIGTFTKGLVDSSKNAVKAVQVKARHVVSQNKRRYQEGGFDLDLTYITENIIAMGFPAGDMSSGIFGYVEGFYRNHMEEVIKFFETHHKDKYKVYNLCSERLYDASLFEGKVACFPFDDHNCPPIQLIISFCQSAYSWLKEDIENVVVVHCKAGMARTGLMISSLLLYLKFFPTAEESMDYYNQKRCVDGKGLVLPSQIRYVKYFERILMYFNGENQPGRRCMLRGFRLHRCPYWIRPSITVSDHNGVLFSTKKHPRTKDLSPEDFWFSAPKKGVMVFALPGEPGLAELAGDFKIHFHDGQGDFYCWLNTTMIENRKVLTTGDLDGFDKRKLPSPGFQVEVVLVDYDAAFPARPQSETATKESADSSSANPAPGSNPTSGGEPAARSNTNQHPGNSDKDDVFSDNESEETGMSKTRQTKAASEASAPADAKPLGSKNNNDSDKLSSLTHKTEQVSLGGTSSIHSEPKRDGSVGATSGVEVSNPVGGVSDFKVVAADASVFSFGDEEDYESE, from the exons ATGGACTCAGGATCTGCTGATGTATCAGATTCACAACCTGTTACGGCATCAAATGCAGCAAGGTCTACTGCAGTGGATTCTGCACCAGGCCAGTCAACAGAGGAGGTGCCTTCAAAGCTCTCTACTTCAGGCATCTCCTCATGggccaaaaatttaaaaattccaCAACCGTTCACTGGGTCCCAAGATGAACAATCATCTGGAAATGCTGCCAAATCAACCTTTGCTCGTTTCACTGGTGGGTTTGGAATGCGTATGTCCCCTAAGTCTCCTACAGATGAAAATTCTGAAGGAACATCAACATCGCCATCCAGTTTTATTGGAACATTCACCAAAGGATTAGTTGACTCTTCGAAGAATGCAGTGAAGGCTGTGCAGGTTAAAGCGCGACATGTTGTATCCCAGAATAAGAGAAGATACCAG GAAGGAGGATTTGATTTGGATTTGACCTACATAACAGAGAATATAATTGCCATGGGCTTCCCTGCTGGTGATATGAGCTCTGGCATTTTTGGCTATGTTGAG GGGTTCTACAGAAACCACATGGAAGAAGTCATTAAATTCTTTGAAACTCATCATAAG GATAAATACAAAGTGTACAATCTTTGTTCTGAAAGATTGTATGATGCTTCTCTGTTTGAGGGAAAG GTTGCTTGTTTTCCATTTGATGATCACAACTGCCCTCCTATTCAACTTATTATATCGTTTTGTCAAAGTGCATACTCATGGTTGAAGGAGGATATCGAAAATGTTGTGGTTGTGCATTGTAAGGCAGGAATGGCAAGAACTGGTTTGATGATCTCTAGTCTTCTTCTATACTTGAAA TTCTTTCCTACGGCGGAGGAGTCTATGGATTACTACAACCAAAAGAGATGCGTAGACGGAAAAGGACTAGTTTTGCCGAGCCAGATT AGATATGTCAAGTATTTCGAACGTATCTTAATGTACTTCAATGGAGAAAACCAGCCTGGCCGCAG GTGCATGCTCAGAGGATTTCGCCTCCATAGGTGCCCTTATTGGATAAGACCTTCTATTACAGTATCTGATCATAATG GTGTGCTCTTCTCAACAAAAAAACATCCAAGAACCAAGGATCTATCG CCTGAGGATTTTTGGTTCAGTGCACCAAAGAAAGGGGTTATGGTTTTTGCTCTTCCAGGTGAGCCTGGCCTTGCAGAGTTAGCTGGGGATTTCAAAATCCATTTTCATGACGGTCAAGGAGACTTTTATTG TTGGCTGAATACAACAATGATAGAGAACAGGAAAGTTCTAACCACAGGCGACCTTGATGGTTTTGACAAG AGAAAATTACCATCACCTGGTTTTCAAGTGGAAGTAGTCCTTGTGGACTATGATGCTGCCTTCCCTGCTCGACCCCAATCAGAAACTGCCACCAAAGAATCAGCTGACAGTTCAAGTGCTAATCCTGCCCCTGGATCCAATCCTACCTCAGGCGGTGAGCCTGCTGCCAGAAGTAACACGAACCAACACCCTGGGAACAGTGACAAGGATGACGTGTTCTCAGACAATGAATCTGAGGAAACTGGAATGTCAAAGACTAGACAAACTAAAGCTGCTTCTGAAGCTAGTGCTCCTGCAGATGCAAAACCCCTTGGGTCCAAGAACAATAATGATTCAGATAAATTATCAAGCTTGACACATAAGACAGAGCAAGTCTCGTTGGGAGGCACAAGCTCTATACACAGCGAGCCTAAAAGAGATGGCTCAGTTGGAGCTACATCTGGTGTTGAGGTTTCCAATCCAGTTGGAGGAGTGAGTGATTTCAAGGTAGTTGCAGCTGATGCATCTGTTTTCTCATTTGGTGATGAAGAGGATTATGAAAGTGAATAA